The Candidatus Omnitrophota bacterium genome window below encodes:
- a CDS encoding alpha/beta fold hydrolase: MKSLRFLSALWMAMAAVLMLTPNLVFSEESSFRVFEKSFNPKGSGYKYLLYQPKEYEQQENWPLLIILHGAGTRGDNLAKLKKHTPIQYVVRDGKLPFIVAAPLCPARKKWESALLSEFLDELLRRNSIDPDRVYLTGISMGGFGSFQFAKDYPDRLAAVAPVCGGGKPEWAETLRQLPVWAFHGAKDRVVPLRSSENLMKELKRITANEARYTVFPNSGHDIWNKAYNNPELYEWFLSHNKSTNKG, from the coding sequence ATGAAAAGTTTGCGTTTTCTATCCGCTTTATGGATGGCGATGGCGGCAGTTCTTATGCTTACGCCGAATTTGGTCTTCAGCGAAGAGAGTTCTTTTCGCGTATTTGAGAAATCCTTCAATCCGAAGGGGAGCGGGTATAAATACTTGCTCTATCAACCTAAGGAATACGAACAACAAGAAAACTGGCCTTTGCTGATTATTCTGCATGGCGCGGGAACGAGGGGAGATAATCTTGCCAAATTGAAAAAGCATACTCCCATTCAATATGTCGTGCGAGATGGAAAATTGCCTTTCATCGTCGCCGCGCCGTTGTGTCCCGCGCGGAAAAAATGGGAAAGTGCGCTGTTGAGCGAGTTTTTGGACGAACTATTACGGCGCAATTCCATCGATCCCGACCGAGTCTATCTCACCGGCATCAGCATGGGGGGATTCGGCTCGTTTCAATTCGCCAAGGATTATCCCGATCGCCTCGCCGCCGTCGCTCCCGTCTGCGGCGGCGGAAAGCCGGAATGGGCGGAAACATTGCGGCAGCTGCCGGTCTGGGCGTTTCACGGCGCCAAGGACAGAGTCGTTCCCCTGCGTTCCTCTGAAAATCTGATGAAAGAGTTGAAACGGATTACCGCCAACGAAGCGCGGTATACCGTCTTTCCCAATTCGGGGCATGATATTTGGAATAAAGCCTACAATAATCCCGAATTGTATGAATGGTTTTTGAGTCATAATAAGTCTACAAATAAGGGATAA